The Streptomyces vinaceus genome contains the following window.
GCCGTAGCAGCCGCTCGATCGCCGTACCGGATCACCGGCAGTGGGCTCGCCGTCCATGCCGCCCGACACGCATACAGGTGGAGCATGACTCAGACGATCGAACGTACGGCGCCGGAGGGTCAGGACGGGCCGGCAGCAGACCTCTGCGCGGAGCGTGCACAGCGGCTCAGACGCAGACTGGAGCGGCTCATCGGCATCGCGGCGACCGAGGGCAACACCCTCGTTCCGCTGCGCAACGGTGATGAGATCTTCGCGGCGATGCTCGGTGCGATCCGGCGGGCGGAGCACACCGTGGACATGATGACCTTCGTCTACTGGCGTGGTGACATCGCCCACAAGTTCGCCGCGGCGCTCGCCGAGCGCGCCCGTGCCGGGGTGCGCGTGCGGCTCATGCTGGACGGGTTCGGCAGCCGGCTCATAGAGAAGGACGACCTGGCCCTGATGGACGAGGCCGGGGTGGACGTGGCCTGGTTCCGCAAGCCGCTCTACCTCTCACCGCTCAAACAGAACCACCGTTGCCACCGCAAGGTCCTCGTCGTCGACGAGCGCACCGCCTTCACCGGCGGCGTCGGAATAGCGGAGGAGTGGTGCGGTAACGCCCGCAACGAGAGCGAGTGGCGCGATACGCACGTCCAGGTCACCGGTCCCGCCGTCGACGGCCTGGCCGCCGCCTTCGCCCAGAACTGGGCCGAGTGCCACGACGAAC
Protein-coding sequences here:
- a CDS encoding phospholipase D-like domain-containing protein, producing MTQTIERTAPEGQDGPAADLCAERAQRLRRRLERLIGIAATEGNTLVPLRNGDEIFAAMLGAIRRAEHTVDMMTFVYWRGDIAHKFAAALAERARAGVRVRLMLDGFGSRLIEKDDLALMDEAGVDVAWFRKPLYLSPLKQNHRCHRKVLVVDERTAFTGGVGIAEEWCGNARNESEWRDTHVQVTGPAVDGLAAAFAQNWAECHDELFDDRDRFIDGEHHGDSVVQVVRGSASFGWQDMQTLMRVVLESAEERVRLTTAYFAPDGYFTGLLCDTARRGVDVEILLPGPHTDKRVCQLAGQRYYEDLTACGVKIYQYQPTMMHAKTLTIDRVASLVGSTNFNRRSLDHDEEVMLAVLDREFTATLDGHFDEDREKSVLIEAGRWKRRDLLQRAREAAVLPIRRFL